A stretch of DNA from Anopheles nili chromosome 2, idAnoNiliSN_F5_01, whole genome shotgun sequence:
aaGCCGCCCCAGCCGCTGGCGGAGGAGTTTCGCATCCCCGGGGCAGAACCGGTCGCGGagtaaaaatgataaataaagaTGGAGCAAAAAGGAGCGTACTTGAAAGTAAATTCGGGGCCACTCGGTGGTCGGTACATGTTCGGAGTGTCctgaagaaagaaagaagaaaaaaaactgggtACCAcgaagaaaggattttcatCCCATCTGGAGCTGGTGTAAACATAAAAGTGGATAGGatcgctgttgctgcttgccGGAAAGGCCAAAGGACCGAAACGGGTCcattcggtgggtggtgacgCCACGCGGAAATAGATTCACCCGCCAAAGGTACTTCGCCACTTGAAATTTACTACCACCGCTAGCAATCGGTGACTGCGGTGAAAGCGAACTGATGGCAACATCCGGACGAGCAGCTGAGGTTAGTTAGTTTTGAAATACCCTTTGGATTTCGACGTGCTTGGGTGTTTTATTAAACCTTGCGGTCGAATGGAAAGTCAAGAAAGGTGGTCCGGTTCGCTGCTAGCGAGCGTTTCCTAGGGCGTTCTCGAGAAACGTGagtgtttttcgcttccagtCCGTGCCCGAGATCGTGTCGAGCGTTTTCCTGCAACGAAAGTGGGCAAATCGAGACGTGAAAAGCGAGCAGCAATGTAGTGTGTTTTCACGTGACGTGAGCGCTTTCTAAAGGAAGAAGGATTCTTTGTTGCGTTTCTAGAAAGATACTGAGCAACGTCAAATTTGTGTTGGCTACTTTGATCTCATCGCAGGGTTCTAACGGAATCAAAAGCTTATCACAAAACGTTCATCataaaaggaaagcaaacaatcgtTTCAGTATTCCATAGACGAGATtcggagagtttttttttatgtgaacCTTTCAATTCATCACATTTGAATTGTTCTAGAAAAAGCAATTCACCGCATTTTGTCAACGATCGATGAGCTCATGCTTCACGTGATAGTATTTTATGAGTTTCTTCCTCGCTGATAACAGCTTGTCCTGATTAATTCTACATTACACACATCAAACAGGAAGCCGGCAGTGAAATATTCATTGGAGTGAGGGGAGGGAATCTAAGATCATTTGGGAATAAATGCTTGcgggaaaaagaataaaacaaaaaacgttgTACTCACCATGTGTCCTCTCGCACGTATACCTGCACCGTTGGCTTCGGAAACCCGTTAAAGTTGGTTGCGAAGGTCATGCTGTACGCGCCTAGATTCTCAAACACGATGTAGTCGCCAATGTGATGCTCGGGAAAGTCCACGTTCTCGCACACGATGTCCGTTGAGTCACAAGTAGGTCCCCAGATGGTGGTCCGGTAGGTCGGTTCATGTTGTCGTTCGCGTCTCACCATCGGCATCGCACAGTGTAGATCCTTGATCTCGCGCAAGCTTAGCCAATCAAACAGTGTCCCGAACACACCGTCGTTGATGTAGTACATCACCTGCTCGATTTGGTCGGTCTCGTCACGTAGCACCTTCTTGCCTTGTACGGTTGAAAGCAGCGTCACTGCTGATCCGACGTAAAATCGACCTGGTTCAGCTACCACGTCCACTGTGTCTGTTGGGAAGAACTCACGCAAGCCTCGTTGGACGGCTTGCGCGTACTCGTCCAGTGGTTTGTCACTGTCCCCAGGAAAACCTCCTCCGACGTCTAGCAATCGCAGTTCCATTCCTAACTCGGTACGGGCGTAATCAAACACTCCTCGTGCGGACTCGATCGCATGGTAGAAGCAGCTCGCATCCAGACTTCCACAGCCTACGTGGAAACTCACGCCAATCACGGTCATTCCGAGTTGATGAGCCTTAGCCAACAACCGACGTCCATCACCACGTGCGTCACAACCAAACTTCTTCCCGAGAGCTATCAACACCCGGTCGGAATCGTGGCGAATGCGCAGGATGAGCTGTGCCTCCGGAAACACGCGATGAACCTTCTCCAGCTCGCACTCATTGTCGAACGTCATGCGCTGGATTCCGTGCGTTTGCGCAAACGCTAACGCTTCAACCGATTTGATCGGATGCGCGAATATAATGCGTTCCGGTGCAACACCGAGTGCGAGAATTGCACGCATTTCCGCTTCCGAGGCACAATCAAACCCAGTACCGAGGGTCGCCAGCGTAGCCAAGATGGCTGGGTCGTCGTTGCACTTGACGGCGTAGAATGGCGTTACGCGTGGCATGCTACGCAGCCAGGTCACGTGTTTACGCACCACATCGTCTAGGTCAAGCACGTGTAGTGGGTGTTCTCGCGTTCCGGCGTCGATGATACGATCGATCTCTTGCTGAATGTC
This window harbors:
- the LOC128720287 gene encoding ornithine decarboxylase-like translates to MDAPEVSLRKLTNVTVRPPTASQDIQQEIDRIIDAGTREHPLHVLDLDDVVRKHVTWLRSMPRVTPFYAVKCNDDPAILATLATLGTGFDCASEAEMRAILALGVAPERIIFAHPIKSVEALAFAQTHGIQRMTFDNECELEKVHRVFPEAQLILRIRHDSDRVLIALGKKFGCDARGDGRRLLAKAHQLGMTVIGVSFHVGCGSLDASCFYHAIESARGVFDYARTELGMELRLLDVGGGFPGDSDKPLDEYAQAVQRGLREFFPTDTVDVVAEPGRFYVGSAVTLLSTVQGKKVLRDETDQIEQVMYYINDGVFGTLFDWLSLREIKDLHCAMPMVRRERQHEPTYRTTIWGPTCDSTDIVCENVDFPEHHIGDYIVFENLGAYSMTFATNFNGFPKPTVQVYVREDTWKTLDTISGTDWKRKTLTFLENALGNAR